Proteins encoded by one window of Vigna radiata var. radiata cultivar VC1973A chromosome 5, Vradiata_ver6, whole genome shotgun sequence:
- the LOC106762234 gene encoding sulfate transporter 1.3 isoform X2 translates to MTSMGRPSDQNLETKEIDLRSMSSSSHGQVPQVYKVAVPPRQNLFKEFQATIKETFFADDPLRPFKDQSISRKFILGIEAIFPILKWGRSYNLKKFRGDLISGLTIASLCIPQDIGYAKLAHLSPQYGLYSSFVPPLIYAVMGSSRDIAIGPVAVVSLLLGTLLSNEFDPIKNAEEYQRLAFTATFFAGITQATLGVLRLGFLIDFLSHAAIVGFMGGAAITISLQQLKGFLGIKTKMFTTKTDIVSVLHSVFHTAHHGWNWETIVIGASFLGFLLVTKYIGKKNRRLFWLPAIAPLISVILSTFFVFITRADKKGVEIVRKIERGINPSSVKDLYLTGENLGKGFKVGIVAGMIALTEASAIGRTFASMKDYQLDGNKEMVALGTMNIVGSMTSCYVATGSFSRSAVNFMAGCQTAVSNIVMSVVVFLTLEFITPLFKYTPNAILSAIIISAVVNLIDYEAAILIWKIDKFDFVACMGAFFGVVFVSVEIGLLIAVCISFAKILLQVTRPRTAILGKIPRTNVYRNIQQYPEASKVPGVLIVRVDSAVYFSNSNYVKERTLRWLTDEEEKVKGDYPTKIQFLIVEMSPVTDIDTSGIQAFQELHRSLEKRGVELVLANPGPVVTEKLYASNFVNAIGEDKIFLTVAEAIAYCSPKVVEDP, encoded by the exons ATGACTTCAATGGGCCGTCCTTCTGATCAGAATCTTGAAACCAAAGAGATCGATCTGAGAAGTATGTCGTCTTCTTCACATGGTCAGGTACCACAAGTCTACAAAGTGGCAGTTCCTCCAAGACAGAACCTCTTCAAGGAATTCCAAGCCACCATTAAAGAAACATTCTTTGCTGATGATCCTCTAAGacccttcaaagatcaatctaTATCAAGGAAGTTCATCCTCGGTATTGAGGCCATATTTCCAATACTTAAGTGGGGAAGAAGTTACAACCTTAAAAAATTTAGAGGGGATTTAATATCTGGTCTCACTATTGCAAGTCTTTGCATTCCTCAG GATATTGGATACGCCAAGCTTGCACATTTGTCTCCACAGTATGGACTGT ACTCAAGTTTTGTTCCACCATTGATCTATGCTGTCATGGGTAGCTCTCGTGATATTGCTATAGGACCTGTAGCAGTGGTTTCTCTCTTGTTGGGGACCCTACTTAGTAATGAGTTTGATCCTATTAAAAATGCGGAAGAATATCAGCGACTTGCTTTTACAGCCACTTTTTTTGCTGGGATTACTCAAGCAACGCTTGGTGTTCTTAG GTTAGGATTCTTGATAGACTTCCTATCCCATGCTGCTATTGTCGGTTTTATGGGGGGTGCTGCTATCACAATTTCCCTTCAACAGCTCAAAGGTTTCCTTGGcattaaaactaaaatgttCACAACGAAAACTGATATTGTCTCTGTGCTGCATTCAGTATTCCATACAGCCCATCATGGA TGGAACTGGGAAACTATAGTCATTGGAGCTAgttttttgggttttcttctggTCACCAAATACATT GGAAAGAAAAACAGGAGATTATTCTGGCTGCCAGCAATTGCTCCATTGATATCCGTTATTTTGTCCACTTTTTTTGTATTCATAACCCGTGCAGATAAGAAAGGAGTAGAAATT gtgagaaaaatagaaagaggAATCAATCCATCATCTGTTAAAGATCTTTATTTAACAGGAGAAAACCTTGGAAAAGGTTTTAAAGTTGGCATCGTGGCAGGCATGATAGCATTGACT GAAGCCTCGGCAATTGGAAGAACATTTGCATCTATGAAGGACTATCAACTGGATGGAAACAAAGAAATGGTTGCACTAGGAACAATGAATATTGTTGGTTCAATGACTTCCTGTTATGTGGCAACTG GTTCTTTCTCTCGGTCAGCAGTAAATTTCATGGCTGGCTGCCAAACTGCAGTCTCTAACATTGTGATGTCAGTAGTTGTGTTCTTAACCCTGGAATTCATCACTCCACTTTTTAAGTACACTCCAAATGCCATTCTTTCTGCCATCATCATTTCTGCTGTCGTCAACCTTATAGACTATGAGGCAGCAATTTTGATTTGGAAGATAGATAAATTTGACTTTGTCGCTTGCATGGGTGCATTCTTTGGCGTTGTTTTTGTCTCGGTTGAGATAGGACTTCTAATTGCT GTCTGTATATCCTTTGCAAAGATCCTACTACAAGTAACAAGACCCCGAACCGCAATTCTGGGGAAGATTCCTAGGACTAATGTCTATAGAAACATCCAACAATATCCAGAAGCTAGTAAGGTTCCAGGTGTACTGATTGTGAGAGTTGATTCTGCGGTATATTTTTCCAACTCCAATTATGTCAAAGAAAG GACATTAAGATGGCTGAcggatgaagaagaaaaagtgaaaggaGACTACCCCACAAAAATCCAGTTTTTGATAGTTGAAATGTCAC CCGTTACTGATATTGATACAAGTGGCATCCAAGCCTTCCAAGAGTTACATAGAAGTCTTGAAAAGAGAGGAGTTGAG CTTGTTCTGGCAAATCCTGGTCCAGTAGTGACAGAGAAGCTTTACGCATCCAATTTTGTAAACGCAATAGGAGAGGACAAGATCTTCCTCACCGTTGCAGAGGCTATTGCATATTGTTCTCCAAAGGTGGTTGAGGACCcttga
- the LOC106762234 gene encoding sulfate transporter 1.3 isoform X1 has product MTSMGRPSDQNLETKEIDLRSMSSSSHGQVPQVYKVAVPPRQNLFKEFQATIKETFFADDPLRPFKDQSISRKFILGIEAIFPILKWGRSYNLKKFRGDLISGLTIASLCIPQDIGYAKLAHLSPQYGLYSSFVPPLIYAVMGSSRDIAIGPVAVVSLLLGTLLSNEFDPIKNAEEYQRLAFTATFFAGITQATLGVLRLGFLIDFLSHAAIVGFMGGAAITISLQQLKGFLGIKTKMFTTKTDIVSVLHSVFHTAHHGWNWETIVIGASFLGFLLVTKYIGKKNRRLFWLPAIAPLISVILSTFFVFITRADKKGVEIVRKIERGINPSSVKDLYLTGENLGKGFKVGIVAGMIALTEASAIGRTFASMKDYQLDGNKEMVALGTMNIVGSMTSCYVATGSFSRSAVNFMAGCQTAVSNIVMSVVVFLTLEFITPLFKYTPNAILSAIIISAVVNLIDYEAAILIWKIDKFDFVACMGAFFGVVFVSVEIGLLIAVCISFAKILLQVTRPRTAILGKIPRTNVYRNIQQYPEASKVPGVLIVRVDSAVYFSNSNYVKERTLRWLTDEEEKVKGDYPTKIQFLIVEMSRESLYFNPKFVIPLTNSRSKTFIFVLLIFYYLLSLVFMMQPLLILIQVASKPSKSYIEVLKREELSLFWQILVQ; this is encoded by the exons ATGACTTCAATGGGCCGTCCTTCTGATCAGAATCTTGAAACCAAAGAGATCGATCTGAGAAGTATGTCGTCTTCTTCACATGGTCAGGTACCACAAGTCTACAAAGTGGCAGTTCCTCCAAGACAGAACCTCTTCAAGGAATTCCAAGCCACCATTAAAGAAACATTCTTTGCTGATGATCCTCTAAGacccttcaaagatcaatctaTATCAAGGAAGTTCATCCTCGGTATTGAGGCCATATTTCCAATACTTAAGTGGGGAAGAAGTTACAACCTTAAAAAATTTAGAGGGGATTTAATATCTGGTCTCACTATTGCAAGTCTTTGCATTCCTCAG GATATTGGATACGCCAAGCTTGCACATTTGTCTCCACAGTATGGACTGT ACTCAAGTTTTGTTCCACCATTGATCTATGCTGTCATGGGTAGCTCTCGTGATATTGCTATAGGACCTGTAGCAGTGGTTTCTCTCTTGTTGGGGACCCTACTTAGTAATGAGTTTGATCCTATTAAAAATGCGGAAGAATATCAGCGACTTGCTTTTACAGCCACTTTTTTTGCTGGGATTACTCAAGCAACGCTTGGTGTTCTTAG GTTAGGATTCTTGATAGACTTCCTATCCCATGCTGCTATTGTCGGTTTTATGGGGGGTGCTGCTATCACAATTTCCCTTCAACAGCTCAAAGGTTTCCTTGGcattaaaactaaaatgttCACAACGAAAACTGATATTGTCTCTGTGCTGCATTCAGTATTCCATACAGCCCATCATGGA TGGAACTGGGAAACTATAGTCATTGGAGCTAgttttttgggttttcttctggTCACCAAATACATT GGAAAGAAAAACAGGAGATTATTCTGGCTGCCAGCAATTGCTCCATTGATATCCGTTATTTTGTCCACTTTTTTTGTATTCATAACCCGTGCAGATAAGAAAGGAGTAGAAATT gtgagaaaaatagaaagaggAATCAATCCATCATCTGTTAAAGATCTTTATTTAACAGGAGAAAACCTTGGAAAAGGTTTTAAAGTTGGCATCGTGGCAGGCATGATAGCATTGACT GAAGCCTCGGCAATTGGAAGAACATTTGCATCTATGAAGGACTATCAACTGGATGGAAACAAAGAAATGGTTGCACTAGGAACAATGAATATTGTTGGTTCAATGACTTCCTGTTATGTGGCAACTG GTTCTTTCTCTCGGTCAGCAGTAAATTTCATGGCTGGCTGCCAAACTGCAGTCTCTAACATTGTGATGTCAGTAGTTGTGTTCTTAACCCTGGAATTCATCACTCCACTTTTTAAGTACACTCCAAATGCCATTCTTTCTGCCATCATCATTTCTGCTGTCGTCAACCTTATAGACTATGAGGCAGCAATTTTGATTTGGAAGATAGATAAATTTGACTTTGTCGCTTGCATGGGTGCATTCTTTGGCGTTGTTTTTGTCTCGGTTGAGATAGGACTTCTAATTGCT GTCTGTATATCCTTTGCAAAGATCCTACTACAAGTAACAAGACCCCGAACCGCAATTCTGGGGAAGATTCCTAGGACTAATGTCTATAGAAACATCCAACAATATCCAGAAGCTAGTAAGGTTCCAGGTGTACTGATTGTGAGAGTTGATTCTGCGGTATATTTTTCCAACTCCAATTATGTCAAAGAAAG GACATTAAGATGGCTGAcggatgaagaagaaaaagtgaaaggaGACTACCCCACAAAAATCCAGTTTTTGATAGTTGAAATGTCACGTGAGAGTCTTTATTTTAATCCTAAATTCGTTATACCCCTTACAAATTCCCGGAGTAAAACCTTCATTTTCgtcttgttaattttttattatttattgagtttGGTGTTCATGATGCAGCCGTTACTGATATTGATACAAGTGGCATCCAAGCCTTCCAAGAGTTACATAGAAGTCTTGAAAAGAGAGGAGTTGAG CTTGTTCTGGCAAATCCTGGTCCAGTAG